Below is a window of Fusobacterium simiae DNA.
TAATTCTTTAGCACTAGAACCTATACTACTACTTCCAGAAGTAACAAATGGTATTATAGTTTTTCCATTCAAATCAGTATTTTCTACAAAAGTATTCATAATTCTAGGTGCTTCTCCCCACCATATAGGGTAACCCAAAAATACAACATCATATTGAGATAAATCTATTTTGTTTTTTATTGCCGGTCTTATTGATTTATCTTCTTTTTCCTTTGTAGTTTTACTATTAGAATCCCCATAATTTAAGTCATTACTTGTATAAGGAATTTGTGGAACTATTTCAAATATATCAGATTTTATATT
It encodes the following:
- a CDS encoding flavodoxin — translated: MKKFILFLIVTLGFFANYSNGYAAEKKVAVVYFSATGNTKRVAEMINTNIKSDIFEIVPQIPYTSNDLNYGDSNSKTTKEKEDKSIRPAIKNKIDLSQYDVVFLGYPIWWGEAPRIMNTFVENTDLNGKTIIPFVTSGSSSIGSSAKELSKQTKGATWKDGRRFGSNTSNDEIKKWVNSLGL